The proteins below are encoded in one region of Candidatus Cloacimonadota bacterium:
- a CDS encoding UDP-glucose/GDP-mannose dehydrogenase family protein encodes MRSFVMCNLNDNKGRKMRISIFGLGYVGCVSLGCLAQNGFDVIGIDVNRSKVDLVNQGLATIVEKDIDKIIRDQHALGRITATTDHYQAVLTSDLSIICVGTPSTERGSLNLEYIYTSARQIGEAIGDKNSHHIVVIRSTVLPGTNHRLGEIIAEASGKKRNEGFSVVSNPEFLREGSAVEDYYNPPFTLIGTDSPQAANVMRDVYEKVNGEFVESDILTAEIIKYVNNSYHALKVTFANEVGNICKKLGIDSREVMRVFCLDRQLNISPYYFKPGFAYGGSCLPKDLKALKTLALDHAMASPVLESIEASNQNHIAMATELIKSKGGKKVGILGVAFKEGTDDLRYSPIIKVIEDLLPEGYEIKAHDSFVQQALLIGANREYIARNLPVLPSILTQEADEILAWADTIVLNRKEKAYIELPARYPCVQFIDLVGTGSARRENYEGICW; translated from the coding sequence GTGAGAAGCTTTGTCATGTGCAACCTAAACGATAATAAAGGCAGGAAAATGAGAATCTCCATATTTGGTTTGGGGTATGTGGGGTGCGTGAGCCTCGGATGCCTTGCCCAGAACGGATTTGATGTCATTGGCATCGATGTGAACCGATCAAAGGTTGATCTTGTTAACCAAGGGTTGGCGACGATCGTAGAGAAGGACATAGACAAGATAATCAGGGACCAGCATGCCCTGGGTAGGATAACTGCCACAACAGATCATTACCAGGCGGTTTTAACCAGTGACCTGTCCATCATCTGCGTGGGGACGCCCTCCACGGAGCGGGGGAGCCTGAATCTTGAATACATTTACACATCAGCCCGCCAGATAGGAGAGGCCATCGGGGATAAAAACTCTCATCACATCGTTGTGATTAGAAGTACAGTCCTCCCGGGAACCAATCACCGACTTGGAGAGATTATCGCTGAAGCATCCGGGAAAAAGAGAAACGAAGGCTTCTCCGTAGTTTCCAACCCGGAATTCCTGAGAGAAGGCTCGGCAGTGGAAGATTATTACAATCCACCCTTCACACTAATTGGCACAGACAGCCCACAAGCTGCCAATGTAATGAGGGATGTATATGAGAAAGTTAACGGTGAGTTTGTAGAGTCTGACATCCTCACTGCAGAGATTATAAAATACGTGAACAACAGTTATCACGCGCTTAAGGTGACATTTGCCAACGAAGTTGGCAATATCTGCAAGAAACTGGGTATTGACTCGCGCGAGGTTATGAGGGTTTTTTGCCTGGACAGGCAGCTGAACATTTCCCCTTATTACTTCAAACCTGGATTCGCCTATGGCGGATCCTGCCTGCCCAAGGACCTCAAGGCTCTGAAAACCCTGGCGCTCGATCACGCCATGGCTTCACCAGTACTGGAATCGATCGAGGCCAGCAATCAAAACCACATAGCCATGGCCACGGAACTCATTAAATCCAAGGGTGGGAAAAAAGTAGGGATTCTGGGGGTGGCTTTCAAGGAGGGTACCGATGACCTTAGATACAGCCCGATCATCAAGGTCATCGAGGATTTGCTGCCTGAAGGTTATGAGATCAAAGCCCATGACAGCTTCGTGCAGCAGGCTCTCCTGATCGGAGCGAACCGGGAGTATATAGCACGGAATCTGCCTGTCCTTCCAAGTATTTTAACCCAGGAGGCAGATGAAATATTGGCTTGGGCAGATACGATTGTGCTGAATAGAAAGGAAAAAGCTTACATAGAACTCCCGGCAAGATATCCCTGTGTTCAGTTCATAGATCTGGTTGGAACAGGTTCTGCCAGGCGGGAAAACTATGAGGGCATTTGCTGGTAG
- a CDS encoding glycosyltransferase, whose product MGIPALDWGDILLRALASHAPDYRCEVWQPDLRADKVYRAEFGDNFSHSNFPAVMIKRMKLGQFREEIYSDKLLQSVMKLDSPDTVFMLPVSRHTHWMRRINSAVKLGKILHYNFLNSSLMLPVRYGGKSITKAIGTFMANRIKSAWMYRVKNLLTMKDSPQALATFQALYPALRIFYFMWGYDLDYWKPVLGKKAARKDLGLPQAGFVIVLSQRLSPEYQVDRVIEALSKLKERYSFSCYITGHGLNEYEQYLHEYTARLGMAKRVHFVGFVDDETLRKYFESADLFINLPVNSAGSASALKATMTGVPVLLIPTGALYEFLTSQGAGEFVDPLDHDSWAIKISQVLEGKIQILVPSREVLAEYFSWARNIRDVRNAIENAR is encoded by the coding sequence GTGGGAATTCCCGCGCTTGATTGGGGAGATATTCTGCTTAGGGCTTTGGCCAGCCATGCGCCCGACTATCGCTGTGAGGTTTGGCAGCCAGACCTGAGAGCGGACAAGGTTTATCGCGCCGAATTCGGAGATAACTTCAGCCATAGCAATTTTCCCGCGGTGATGATAAAAAGAATGAAACTGGGGCAGTTTCGGGAAGAAATCTACTCGGATAAGCTTCTGCAATCTGTAATGAAACTAGACAGCCCAGACACGGTTTTCATGCTACCCGTCTCCCGGCATACACATTGGATGCGCCGAATCAATTCGGCGGTAAAGCTTGGCAAGATATTGCATTACAACTTTCTGAATTCAAGCCTCATGTTGCCTGTTCGCTACGGTGGAAAAAGCATTACGAAAGCCATTGGCACTTTTATGGCCAACCGCATTAAATCAGCATGGATGTACAGGGTGAAAAACCTACTCACAATGAAAGATAGTCCCCAAGCCCTCGCCACCTTTCAGGCGCTGTATCCCGCCCTGCGGATCTTCTATTTCATGTGGGGCTATGACCTTGATTATTGGAAGCCTGTATTAGGTAAGAAGGCGGCCCGGAAGGATTTGGGCCTGCCGCAGGCTGGCTTTGTAATCGTGCTTTCGCAGAGATTGTCTCCGGAGTATCAGGTGGACAGGGTTATCGAAGCATTATCCAAGTTGAAAGAAAGATACAGCTTCAGTTGCTATATAACCGGCCATGGCCTCAATGAATACGAGCAGTATCTGCACGAGTACACTGCCAGGCTTGGCATGGCCAAAAGGGTCCATTTTGTAGGTTTTGTGGACGACGAAACCCTGCGCAAGTACTTTGAATCAGCTGACCTGTTCATAAATCTGCCGGTTAACTCGGCAGGATCAGCCAGCGCGTTGAAAGCGACAATGACTGGCGTCCCTGTGCTGCTGATACCCACGGGAGCTTTGTACGAATTTCTCACTAGCCAGGGGGCGGGTGAATTCGTCGATCCACTTGATCATGATAGCTGGGCAATAAAAATTAGTCAGGTGTTGGAGGGGAAGATCCAAATCCTGGTTCCCTCAAGAGAGGTTTTGGCTGAATATTTCAGCTGGGCCAGAAATATCAGGGATGTGCGTAATGCCATCGAAAATGCCAGATAG
- a CDS encoding GNAT family N-acetyltransferase produces the protein MEFGVDTLDDCTHWNRLYAALPNMGRVPYFSPDYYRAYQMVEPGEAVCFWAVKDDNNFLFYPSRKRSINELGYELNQTYCDLCGAYGYNGPAGQAEDPAFIDEFNNQVIETLKASQVVTEFVRYCPLTGNRQFHLYTDQTAVLDNVFVDISQGLDKVWDLSFEYRVRKTVRKGVSYGLNTLILRGLEISEQQLAVFWDIYSKTMDRNGADGFYYFNRGFFSELTKLLRERLILALTYLGEIVLSCEILLCDGELAYGYLGGTLSDYYQYKANTFQRWELIKYLHSIGVKRYSMGGGASRGDGIYKFKLSFAQNCCNPFYIGTKIHQPEIFATIKGMWQSKYPKAVEANSVKIQGYRIQY, from the coding sequence ATGGAATTTGGCGTAGATACACTCGATGATTGTACTCACTGGAACAGGTTGTACGCAGCCCTGCCAAATATGGGGAGAGTCCCCTATTTCAGCCCAGATTACTACCGTGCCTACCAAATGGTCGAGCCAGGAGAAGCTGTCTGTTTCTGGGCGGTGAAAGATGATAATAATTTTCTTTTTTACCCCTCGCGCAAAAGAAGCATTAATGAACTCGGGTATGAACTAAACCAGACCTACTGTGACCTGTGTGGGGCTTACGGCTACAACGGGCCTGCTGGGCAAGCGGAAGATCCTGCATTTATAGATGAGTTCAATAACCAGGTAATTGAGACTCTCAAAGCATCGCAAGTGGTAACGGAATTTGTGCGTTATTGCCCGTTGACTGGGAACAGGCAGTTCCATCTTTACACTGACCAAACAGCTGTGTTGGATAATGTATTCGTGGATATCTCCCAAGGCTTGGACAAGGTTTGGGATTTATCCTTCGAATACAGGGTTAGAAAAACTGTCCGCAAGGGTGTTTCCTATGGTCTCAACACATTGATTCTGAGGGGTCTGGAAATATCTGAACAGCAACTGGCCGTCTTCTGGGATATATACTCGAAAACAATGGATCGTAATGGCGCCGATGGGTTCTACTATTTCAACAGAGGCTTTTTTTCGGAACTCACAAAGCTGTTGAGGGAAAGGCTGATACTCGCGCTGACCTATTTGGGTGAAATAGTTCTGAGCTGCGAGATACTTTTATGCGACGGAGAGCTAGCTTATGGTTATTTGGGGGGTACATTAAGTGATTACTACCAGTACAAGGCCAATACGTTTCAACGCTGGGAACTGATCAAATATCTACATTCCATTGGTGTAAAGAGATATTCAATGGGTGGAGGGGCTTCACGTGGGGATGGCATCTACAAATTCAAGCTGAGTTTTGCGCAAAACTGCTGCAATCCTTTTTATATTGGAACCAAGATACATCAGCCCGAAATATTTGCGACGATAAAGGGAATGTGGCAATCCAAATACCCTAAAGCGGTGGAAGCAAATTCCGTGAAGATTCAGGGCTACAGGATCCAATACTGA
- a CDS encoding LegC family aminotransferase, with protein sequence MNFQPIIDFIHSLYPGRETIPLQEPFFGGNEKKYLLDCIDSTYVSSVGKYVDRFEDMIREFTGAKYAVATVNGTAALHAALLLAGVQRNDLVITQPLTFIATCNAIAYCGAEPLFIDVDRKTLGLSADALEAWLANNAVLSEFDGTLQCFYLPQMGTNEGARIFTNVNSQGSEGERVGRQTKGAEPITKPVNQNKPSQPSSESFVRICDPSFVNISGLKRISACVPMHTFGHPCEIDRIVEICGRYHIPVVEDSAESIGSYYKGRHTGTSGLLGILSFNGNKTITTGGGGMILTNEDDLGRLAKHVTTTAKVPHAWEFLHDMTGFNYRLPNVNAALGCAQMEMLPQILRRKREIAQRYHTFFAKDSEMTLISEPDHAISNYWLNAILLPNSELRDGFLEESKRSGIMSRPAWTLMNKLNMYSSCLAGELPSAMDIASRLVNLPSSPGWAAPDGAYA encoded by the coding sequence ATGAACTTTCAACCGATCATCGACTTCATCCACTCCTTGTATCCTGGCAGGGAAACCATTCCCCTCCAAGAACCCTTCTTCGGAGGTAATGAAAAGAAATACCTGCTGGACTGCATTGATTCCACCTATGTGTCAAGCGTGGGGAAATATGTGGACCGCTTCGAGGACATGATCCGGGAATTCACCGGAGCGAAATACGCTGTGGCAACTGTAAACGGAACTGCTGCCTTACACGCGGCTCTACTGCTGGCCGGCGTTCAGAGAAATGATCTGGTGATCACCCAGCCTCTGACTTTCATTGCCACCTGTAACGCCATCGCCTACTGCGGAGCGGAACCTTTGTTCATCGACGTTGACCGGAAAACTCTGGGTCTCTCCGCAGATGCCTTGGAAGCCTGGCTGGCTAATAACGCAGTCCTTTCTGAGTTTGATGGAACTTTACAGTGTTTCTATCTACCACAAATGGGCACAAATGAAGGAGCACGAATTTTCACAAATGTTAACTCACAAGGTAGCGAAGGAGAAAGAGTTGGACGCCAGACCAAAGGCGCTGAACCGATCACAAAGCCGGTTAACCAAAATAAACCCTCCCAACCCTCCAGTGAATCATTCGTGCGCATTTGTGATCCTTCATTCGTGAACATTAGTGGGCTAAAACGGATATCCGCCTGCGTGCCCATGCATACTTTCGGCCATCCCTGCGAAATTGATAGGATCGTTGAGATTTGTGGCCGGTACCACATTCCGGTGGTGGAAGACTCAGCGGAATCCATTGGCAGCTACTACAAGGGCCGGCATACGGGGACTTCTGGATTGTTGGGGATATTGAGCTTCAACGGCAACAAAACCATCACCACCGGTGGCGGCGGGATGATCCTTACCAACGAGGATGATCTCGGCAGATTGGCCAAACATGTGACCACCACAGCCAAGGTTCCCCATGCCTGGGAATTCTTGCACGACATGACCGGGTTCAATTACCGGTTACCGAACGTCAATGCCGCGCTGGGTTGCGCCCAGATGGAGATGTTGCCCCAGATACTGAGGCGCAAGCGGGAGATCGCCCAGCGCTACCATACATTCTTCGCCAAAGACAGCGAAATGACCCTTATCTCTGAACCTGACCATGCTATTTCTAACTATTGGTTGAACGCCATTCTGCTGCCAAACAGTGAATTGAGGGACGGGTTCCTGGAGGAGTCAAAGCGCAGCGGCATAATGTCCAGGCCTGCCTGGACCCTGATGAACAAACTGAATATGTACAGCTCCTGTCTGGCGGGGGAGTTACCCAGCGCGATGGACATTGCCTCACGGCTTGTAAATCTGCCCAGCTCTCCAGGATGGGCTGCTCCGGATGGGGCCTATGCTTAA
- a CDS encoding GNAT family N-acetyltransferase, with protein sequence MASAAFGSDLSYYLAYQDAELVGCCPCHSFREGWITRSYSNLSANEMPYGGWVFDENAVSLEGLLAKTRTHALESLSIVSNIALQQAVKTAWEKLGAKSHETVLVGLEGQTEEEIFNSLKHSQKQKIRRALKLGLEAVSLDPGDFGVFTALGTDLKRKAGLKIRDEAFYKGVFSHYHALGRAVCTAVRYQGEYISTGIALANSNYAIGWAAGRKIGIPNNLYQNELLIWDQIRWAKNLGCAYLDLGAIHPDRLPHLLRMKLSFSRETKKFYSYSIRKLPFRLAHFARRLCK encoded by the coding sequence ATGGCATCCGCAGCTTTCGGCAGCGACCTCAGCTACTACCTGGCCTATCAGGATGCAGAATTGGTCGGCTGCTGTCCCTGCCATTCCTTCAGAGAAGGATGGATCACCAGATCGTATTCCAATCTGTCAGCTAATGAAATGCCTTACGGGGGCTGGGTTTTCGATGAAAACGCGGTTTCCCTGGAAGGCCTTCTGGCCAAAACCCGCACCCATGCTTTGGAAAGCCTGAGCATAGTCTCCAACATAGCTTTACAGCAGGCAGTAAAAACTGCCTGGGAAAAACTGGGAGCGAAGTCACATGAAACCGTGCTTGTCGGCCTTGAGGGCCAGACGGAGGAAGAAATTTTCAACAGTTTGAAACACAGCCAGAAACAGAAGATCCGGCGCGCGCTGAAGCTGGGCCTGGAAGCGGTCTCTTTGGATCCAGGAGACTTCGGCGTTTTTACTGCCCTTGGCACCGACCTGAAGCGCAAGGCTGGGCTTAAGATCAGAGACGAAGCCTTTTACAAGGGGGTTTTTTCCCACTACCATGCCCTGGGCAGGGCTGTGTGCACGGCTGTACGCTATCAAGGGGAATATATCAGCACCGGCATTGCCCTGGCCAACAGCAATTACGCCATTGGCTGGGCCGCCGGAAGGAAGATCGGCATACCCAACAACCTGTATCAGAATGAGCTGCTGATCTGGGACCAGATCAGGTGGGCAAAGAACCTTGGCTGCGCTTACCTGGATTTGGGGGCCATCCACCCGGACCGGCTGCCCCATCTCCTCCGCATGAAGCTGAGTTTTTCCAGAGAAACCAAGAAGTTCTACAGCTACAGCATAAGGAAGTTGCCTTTCAGGCTGGCCCATTTCGCCCGGAGATTGTGCAAATGA
- a CDS encoding NAD-dependent 4,6-dehydratase LegB, protein MKVLVTGADGFIGSHLTEALLAAGYEVRALAQYNSFNHWGWLEDIPLQKAMEVVCGDIRDPHFCRIISKDIDVIFHLAALIAIPYSYTAPDSYVDTNVRGTLNICQSALDSKVRRIICTSTSEVYGTARYVPIDEKHPLQPQSPYSASKIGADAMAMSFYNAFKLPLTIARPFNTYGPRQSARAVIPTIITQIASGVKAIKLGDVSPTRDFNYVDDICQGFIQLAKCDQAIGEVVNIGSNAEISIMDTLELIKDITGSDVEFILDKQRVRPEKSEVFRLWCDNGKIQALTGWEPRHTLREGLEKTVEWFSDPRNLAKYKPGIYNV, encoded by the coding sequence ATGAAAGTTTTGGTGACAGGAGCAGACGGATTCATCGGCTCCCATTTGACTGAAGCCTTGCTGGCCGCCGGATATGAGGTGCGGGCTTTGGCTCAGTATAATTCCTTCAATCACTGGGGTTGGCTGGAGGATATTCCTCTCCAGAAAGCCATGGAGGTTGTTTGTGGAGATATACGCGATCCGCATTTCTGCAGAATCATAAGCAAGGATATCGACGTTATCTTTCATCTGGCTGCCCTGATAGCCATACCCTATTCTTACACTGCTCCGGACAGCTATGTGGACACCAATGTAAGGGGAACTCTGAACATCTGCCAGTCTGCCCTGGATAGCAAAGTGAGAAGGATCATCTGCACGTCCACCAGCGAAGTGTACGGCACAGCCCGGTATGTACCCATCGATGAAAAACATCCCCTGCAGCCCCAATCCCCTTACAGCGCCAGTAAGATCGGAGCGGATGCCATGGCCATGAGTTTTTATAACGCCTTTAAACTGCCCCTAACGATCGCCCGCCCCTTCAATACCTACGGACCCCGGCAATCGGCCAGGGCGGTGATACCCACCATCATCACGCAGATCGCCTCGGGTGTGAAAGCGATTAAGCTGGGTGACGTGAGCCCCACCCGGGATTTCAACTATGTGGACGATATCTGTCAGGGCTTTATCCAACTCGCCAAGTGTGACCAAGCGATTGGGGAAGTGGTGAACATAGGCTCAAACGCTGAGATATCCATAATGGACACCCTCGAACTTATCAAAGACATTACTGGTAGCGATGTGGAGTTTATACTGGACAAACAGCGCGTGCGCCCGGAAAAATCTGAAGTGTTCAGGCTGTGGTGTGACAATGGCAAGATTCAAGCGCTGACCGGATGGGAACCACGGCACACACTCCGGGAGGGGTTGGAAAAGACAGTTGAATGGTTTTCAGATCCACGTAACTTGGCGAAATACAAACCAGGAATATATAATGTTTAG
- a CDS encoding oligosaccharide flippase family protein, with product MVARLAGPTVMGTITFATAYTGIFGFINGIFGSPHIKLASEGRDHEECMAVITRISIVTGIVYFVAVLGWFLIQKYLLHYQFESREVQVVIILTLLFNVIHKYEGYSQTIYTAKLQQAKANIPSFIRGIMYHIGRVVIVLLGGAAIAMSAWNLLLSILVIPFIYRLLREYPIGKYNPVLAKEYYRMSLPMLIIVVITSVTHFADKLMLAHFTSTEQLGYFSAANSIGGMFMLIAGPVGMIFFPLFSSMIAKGDWAGVNNNIRKYQEIIVLFVLPLVCAVGLVGGEFLILVLGSKYQPSITPFILLLFSTYFLLWGMPYGNILSGMGKFNLAAAINVIKLAIFLVSVTVFVSPKYLNLGATGVALNLLVINVAVNLLSIFFAKRLGEVKLDPKNYFRHMVILIAAGAGYFATTQIKNITPLWWVAFAPVFLIAVYAVLVLTGLLRKEHWLMLTDMFKLKKTFGYINDEMRNGK from the coding sequence GTGGTAGCCAGGCTGGCAGGCCCCACTGTGATGGGAACCATCACCTTCGCTACGGCCTATACGGGCATATTTGGCTTTATCAATGGCATCTTCGGCTCTCCTCATATCAAATTGGCCTCCGAAGGCCGGGACCACGAGGAATGCATGGCAGTGATCACACGGATCTCAATAGTGACCGGCATTGTGTACTTCGTGGCAGTGCTGGGCTGGTTCCTGATCCAAAAGTACCTGCTGCATTACCAGTTTGAAAGCCGGGAAGTGCAGGTGGTGATCATCCTCACCCTGCTCTTTAACGTTATCCACAAATATGAGGGTTATTCGCAGACCATCTACACGGCAAAACTGCAACAGGCCAAGGCTAACATCCCAAGCTTCATCCGGGGCATCATGTACCATATTGGCAGGGTGGTCATCGTGCTGCTGGGGGGGGCGGCTATAGCCATGTCTGCCTGGAATCTGTTGCTAAGCATTTTGGTGATACCTTTCATCTACCGTTTGCTTAGGGAATACCCCATCGGTAAATATAACCCCGTGCTGGCCAAGGAGTATTACCGGATGTCGCTGCCCATGCTCATTATAGTTGTGATCACGTCGGTAACGCATTTTGCGGACAAGTTGATGCTGGCTCATTTCACCAGCACCGAACAGCTGGGCTACTTCTCCGCCGCCAATTCCATCGGCGGGATGTTCATGCTTATAGCCGGACCGGTGGGCATGATCTTCTTTCCTCTGTTTTCCTCGATGATAGCCAAAGGCGACTGGGCGGGAGTAAACAACAACATACGCAAATATCAGGAGATCATCGTGCTCTTTGTGCTGCCCCTGGTCTGCGCGGTTGGACTCGTGGGCGGGGAGTTCCTGATACTGGTGCTGGGTTCAAAGTACCAGCCCAGCATAACCCCCTTCATCCTTTTGCTTTTCTCCACCTATTTCTTGCTTTGGGGAATGCCTTACGGGAACATCCTGAGCGGGATGGGCAAGTTCAATCTGGCTGCCGCCATAAATGTGATCAAACTCGCGATCTTTTTAGTTTCCGTCACCGTTTTCGTATCGCCCAAATATCTGAATCTGGGAGCGACCGGTGTGGCCCTGAACCTCTTGGTGATCAATGTGGCCGTCAACCTACTATCCATTTTTTTCGCCAAACGGCTGGGTGAAGTAAAGCTGGACCCCAAGAACTACTTTCGGCACATGGTTATACTTATCGCCGCTGGTGCCGGATACTTTGCCACGACACAAATCAAAAACATCACGCCGTTGTGGTGGGTGGCTTTTGCTCCAGTCTTCCTTATTGCTGTTTATGCAGTGCTAGTCCTTACCGGATTGCTCAGGAAAGAACACTGGCTGATGCTTACAGATATGTTTAAGCTTAAGAAAACGTTTGGCTATATAAACGACGAGATGAGAAATGGAAAATGA
- a CDS encoding glycosyltransferase, whose product MKIHIVFPGPLFPLAGMSQVRMLNQLKGLSADHEIVFSDILAKSGGQKQTMQTMSDLGVEYHPLLSASYGKGRLVKAARVLALKLGTLLTPISKEEFSVSSRQIKNQLLDLVGNLRPDAFLIHYWYLGFLFKQVDKDILKIIDTHYLVEEHMELLKAGKYAEGRIASLHHKIQLEHSLDRQRRCFLASDLVIVNSEKQASLINSWEPKVPVSVTVNGQDLGPYLSYRNEHRRETAVLFYGSLGNQFNRRALKRILTSILPMIRESIPECTLYIVGANPPLEIIENVKDESVIVTGYVDDIKPYLTRCRVMLLPLETGSGFRGRVVELLALGIPIVGTWNGLQSVGFLDGEHGFLAETDADTAQRAIELLHDTKLWVRISNNCRLFARKAFSLENTYGRLSATISALRDSSTQNNITEHAGF is encoded by the coding sequence ATGAAGATACACATTGTGTTTCCTGGGCCATTGTTCCCCCTGGCAGGAATGAGCCAGGTCAGGATGCTGAACCAGTTGAAAGGGTTGAGCGCTGATCATGAGATTGTTTTTTCCGACATCCTTGCCAAGTCAGGCGGGCAGAAACAAACAATGCAGACCATGAGTGACCTTGGTGTGGAATACCATCCGCTGCTTTCTGCGAGCTATGGAAAGGGAAGGCTGGTCAAAGCCGCAAGAGTGCTTGCGCTTAAACTTGGGACGTTACTCACACCCATATCCAAGGAAGAATTTTCTGTAAGCTCAAGACAGATCAAGAATCAGTTGCTGGATCTTGTTGGCAATTTGAGACCAGATGCTTTCCTGATACATTATTGGTATCTTGGCTTTTTGTTCAAACAGGTTGACAAGGATATACTTAAGATCATTGACACTCATTATCTGGTGGAAGAACATATGGAGCTCTTGAAAGCTGGCAAGTACGCCGAAGGCAGAATCGCATCTCTTCACCATAAGATACAACTGGAGCATAGTCTGGATCGACAGCGGAGATGCTTTCTGGCATCCGATCTCGTGATCGTAAATTCCGAAAAACAAGCCAGTCTAATCAACTCTTGGGAGCCAAAGGTTCCTGTGTCCGTTACGGTCAACGGACAGGATCTGGGGCCATACCTCAGCTATAGGAACGAACATCGCCGCGAGACCGCCGTCCTTTTTTACGGTTCCTTGGGAAACCAGTTCAACCGCAGGGCTTTAAAACGCATACTCACGAGCATCCTGCCTATGATCAGGGAGTCAATACCAGAATGTACACTATACATCGTTGGGGCCAACCCACCCCTGGAGATTATTGAGAATGTTAAAGACGAATCAGTTATTGTAACTGGATATGTGGATGACATCAAGCCCTATCTGACCCGGTGCAGGGTCATGCTGCTGCCCTTGGAAACTGGGTCAGGGTTCAGGGGAAGGGTGGTTGAATTGCTGGCCTTGGGAATCCCCATCGTTGGCACTTGGAACGGACTGCAGAGCGTGGGCTTTCTGGATGGCGAGCATGGCTTTCTGGCCGAAACTGATGCAGATACTGCGCAAAGGGCCATCGAGCTCCTTCATGATACTAAGTTATGGGTGCGTATCTCAAACAACTGCCGATTATTCGCGAGAAAGGCCTTTTCCCTGGAGAACACATATGGACGGCTGTCGGCAACAATATCGGCCTTGCGTGATTCTTCCACTCAAAACAACATAACTGAACACGCAGGCTTTTAA
- a CDS encoding four helix bundle protein: MIREYGFEKLSVWQKARKLVKEIYCLTRSLPTEEKYGLISQIQRAAVSVSSNIAEGASRQSSKDQGHFYQTAYASLMEVLCQLTLCLDLGYIDEVSCHNTRESIDVISYQLTQLRNAAIKKPTQPSKPSKPPQP; encoded by the coding sequence ATGATCAGAGAGTATGGTTTTGAAAAACTCAGCGTATGGCAAAAAGCGAGGAAACTGGTGAAAGAGATCTACTGCCTCACAAGATCTTTGCCGACTGAAGAGAAATATGGGTTGATTAGCCAAATACAACGCGCAGCGGTATCTGTGAGTTCCAATATTGCTGAAGGAGCTTCCCGGCAAAGCTCAAAAGATCAGGGACACTTTTACCAGACTGCCTATGCCAGCCTTATGGAAGTGCTGTGCCAACTCACGTTGTGCTTGGACTTGGGTTATATCGATGAGGTTAGCTGTCACAACACCAGAGAATCAATCGATGTGATCTCATACCAGCTAACTCAGCTGAGAAATGCCGCCATAAAAAAACCTACTCAACCTTCTAAACCCTCTAAACCCCCTCAACCATAG
- a CDS encoding NTP transferase domain-containing protein has protein sequence MKAVILSGGLGSRLRPFTEVIPKPLLPIGEKAVLEIQIEHLGRHGFKDIYLATNYKSDYIENFFGDGSKYGVRLIISKEIKPLGTAGPVRLLQDALTEPFLVMNGDILTQLDYSKLISYACQRDSLLTISTKEIVTPFQFGNIFTEGDYVTGIEEKPNIKTTILAGIYVFKPELLDIIPADTYYGMDSLIKDMLARGMKISHYPISEYWLDIGQIDDYEKAQDIYKEHFQ, from the coding sequence ATGAAGGCAGTGATTCTTTCAGGCGGGTTGGGTAGCCGGCTTAGGCCATTCACTGAGGTAATTCCCAAGCCACTTCTGCCCATAGGTGAAAAAGCTGTATTGGAGATCCAGATCGAGCATCTTGGCAGGCATGGCTTCAAAGATATCTATCTGGCTACGAACTACAAATCAGATTACATTGAGAATTTCTTCGGTGACGGCAGCAAGTACGGGGTTAGGCTCATCATCAGCAAGGAGATCAAGCCACTGGGAACTGCCGGCCCTGTAAGGCTGCTACAAGATGCGCTCACAGAGCCATTTCTGGTGATGAACGGGGACATCCTCACGCAACTTGATTACAGCAAACTGATTAGCTATGCCTGTCAGCGCGATTCGCTGCTGACCATCAGCACGAAGGAAATTGTGACGCCTTTCCAGTTTGGCAACATCTTCACTGAAGGCGACTATGTGACCGGGATAGAAGAAAAACCCAATATCAAGACCACCATCTTGGCAGGCATATATGTATTCAAACCGGAGTTGCTGGATATAATACCCGCAGACACCTATTATGGCATGGACTCTCTCATAAAGGATATGCTGGCACGGGGTATGAAGATAAGCCACTACCCCATTAGCGAATACTGGCTGGATATCGGGCAGATCGACGACTATGAAAAGGCGCAGGATATCTACAAGGAACATTTTCAATGA